In Dysidea avara chromosome 3, odDysAvar1.4, whole genome shotgun sequence, a single window of DNA contains:
- the LOC136249540 gene encoding uncharacterized protein → MATLKCCHPTYEYNKTIGKCMFKQGISRSVLRGDDNSKYFYIKSEKYGEFGENGDFRTGRIPSFYQRCDSEEGLPGCLMKYDNHSHQCSEGRTGFLCGKCPQQSLGNKTQGLAFNLLECVTCDTGDAVLFALICIFIVVASILIMYYNIGLPNTLKGFMYYAQMVGYVYVSGIRSGSLDWDFYLSRVFGFSFYFPLCLTHMKALQVVLFGFLPPVLILMSIIGYTRLARKLKPLSNRNTLDGIWFLILIIYVYTFDTCFNLLRCVETEVIKMHPTDYNSTVSEALVYFYDGDVKCFQNEHVPYAVISIVILVLFVIPFPFIVVAISWNYVKKAGPFCDVVNTGIKPVYNWWSGYDLFRRVLFVAVYYVFEYIDGDYTQFAMFFCAAVFLLITSRVHPYDKWRVNLVEWLMLLDLVLITAYFANSTQPHAVDGSSFGTFLFVLPYTFLLVYLVVKCFRKTKLYGTFRRRANTIAVTVTTSLGNKYMLTVSDGPGDTDHSYVDFRDELQVLTD, encoded by the exons ATGGCCACCCTCAAATGCTGCCATCCTACATATGAATACAACAAAACTATAGGGAAGTGTATGTTTAAACAAGGAATTAGCAGAAGTGTTCTTAGGGGTGATGACAATTCTAAATATTTTTATATCAAA TCTGAAAAATATGGTGAATTTGGTGAAAATGGTGACTTTAGAACCGGAAGAATTCCATCATTTTATCAACGTTGTGACAGTGAGGAAGGCCTACCAGGATGTTTGATGAAATATGATAATCATTCTCACCAGTGTAGTGAAGGAAGAACTG GGTTTTTATGTGGCAAGTGTCCTCAACAGTCTTTAGGCAACAAAACACAAGGATTGGCATTTAATTTACTGGAGTGTGTTACATGTGATACTGGAGATGCTGTACTATTTGCTCTGATAT GCATTTTCATTGTGGTTGCCTCTATCCTGATAATGTACTACAATATTGGACTACCAAATACTTTGAAGGGTTTTATGTACTATGCACAG atGGTGGGATATGTGTATGTCAGTGGAATAAGGAGTGGCTCACTGGACTGG GATTTTTATTTGTCAAGAGTGTTTGGATTCAGTTTCTATTTTCCACTCTGTCTTACTCACATGAAAGCTCTGCAAGTTGTTTTGTTTGGATTCTTACCTCCAGTACTGATTCTGATGAGCATTATCGGTTACACTAGATT GGCTAGGAAACTGAAGCCTTTAAGCAACAGGAACACATTGGATGGAATATGGTTTttaatattaattatttatgtatacacatTTGATACCTGCTTTAATCTTCTGAGATGTGTTGAGACTGAAGTTATTAAAATGCATCCTACTGATTATAATTCAACTGTATCAGAAGCACTG GTTTATTTTTATGATGGAGATGTCAAGTGTTTTCAGAATGAGCACGTCCCATATGCTGTAATATCTATTGTCATTTTGGTATTGTTTGTCATACCATTTCCATTTATTGTGGTAGCTATCAGCTGGAATTATGTCAAG AAAGCTGGACCATTTTGTGATGTGGTGAACACTGGGATTAAACCAGTATACAATTGGTGGAGTGGATATGACTTGTTCCGGAGAGTATTGTTTGTGGCAGTATATTACGTGTTTGAATACATCGATGGAGATTATACACAG TTTGCAATGTTTTTCTGTGCTGCTGTCTTCTTATTAATAACATCAAGAGTCCACCCATATGATAAATGGAGAGTTAATTTAGTGGAGTGGCTGATGCTATTGGATCTTGTTCTAATTACTGCATACTTTGCTAACAGTACACAACCACATGCTGTTGATGGAAGTTCCTTTGGAACATTTTTGTTTGTTCTTCCCTACACTTTCTTACTAGTGTACTTGGTGGTAAAATGCT TCAGGAAAACAAAGCTATATGGAACATTCAGAAGAAGGGCAAATACTATTGCTGTGACTGTCACCACCTCTCTGGGTAATAAGTATATGTTGACAGTCTCTGATGGTCCAGGAGATACTGATCACTCTTATGTTGACTTCCGTGATGAGCTACAAGTTTTGACTGATTAA